A window of Paremcibacter congregatus contains these coding sequences:
- a CDS encoding M20/M25/M40 family metallo-hydrolase, whose protein sequence is MLNLKKTALTGILTLAFSVPAPLLQAQSLTDGDTANIMALKKTALQSNLAYEIDESLTTEVGPRLVGTPGDAQGITWAVAKMKQLGFDKVWTEEVQHVTWTRGVAEARIIAPYPQKMVAIALGGSTGTPEDGLKAEVVEFKDFAALEAAPEGSLEGKIAYVSFRMERKINGAGYGPAVKARGAGPSMAASKGAVAYVMRSVGTDNNRLGHTGGTNYKDGITRIPAAALSNPDADLLSRTISRGKPVEIFLKLTAERKDDVPVITANVIGEITGSEKPEEIVVMAAHLDSWDVGTGAVDDGIGVSVTLAAAHHIANLPERPKRTIRVILFAAEEVGLVGVKHYMKDHENEIAQHVIGAEWDFGVGLIYEMVPGVGPAALNHIRELAHLLAPLGVSLSPKNDAKGQSDLSLLGKAGMPAVNFSPDGMKYFDYHHTDNDTLDKVDPEALKQNTAVFTIFSYFAAQSGIDFRK, encoded by the coding sequence ATGTTAAATCTAAAAAAAACCGCCCTTACGGGTATTCTCACATTGGCCTTTAGCGTCCCGGCTCCTCTGCTGCAGGCCCAAAGCCTCACCGATGGCGATACCGCCAACATCATGGCGCTGAAGAAAACCGCTCTCCAGTCCAATCTCGCTTACGAGATCGATGAATCTCTCACCACCGAAGTCGGTCCGCGTCTGGTCGGGACCCCCGGTGACGCTCAGGGCATCACATGGGCCGTGGCCAAAATGAAGCAGCTGGGCTTTGACAAAGTCTGGACCGAAGAGGTTCAGCATGTCACCTGGACACGTGGTGTCGCCGAGGCGCGCATCATCGCCCCCTACCCCCAGAAGATGGTCGCCATCGCCCTGGGCGGCAGCACCGGCACCCCGGAAGACGGTCTGAAAGCCGAGGTGGTCGAATTTAAAGATTTCGCCGCACTCGAAGCCGCCCCTGAGGGCAGTCTTGAGGGCAAAATCGCCTATGTGTCCTTCCGTATGGAACGCAAAATTAACGGCGCCGGATATGGCCCGGCGGTCAAGGCCCGTGGCGCCGGTCCCAGCATGGCCGCGAGCAAAGGTGCCGTGGCTTATGTCATGCGCTCTGTCGGCACCGATAATAATCGCCTCGGCCATACCGGCGGCACAAATTATAAAGACGGCATCACCAGGATTCCCGCGGCCGCCCTGTCCAATCCTGATGCGGATCTGTTGTCACGGACGATTTCCCGCGGCAAGCCGGTCGAGATTTTTCTCAAACTGACCGCAGAGCGTAAAGATGACGTGCCGGTCATCACCGCCAATGTCATCGGCGAAATTACCGGCAGCGAGAAGCCGGAAGAAATCGTGGTCATGGCAGCCCATCTTGACAGTTGGGATGTGGGCACCGGGGCGGTCGATGACGGCATCGGGGTCAGCGTCACCCTCGCCGCCGCCCATCATATCGCCAATCTGCCAGAACGCCCGAAACGCACCATTCGCGTCATTCTGTTCGCGGCCGAGGAAGTTGGCCTCGTCGGCGTCAAACACTATATGAAGGATCATGAAAACGAGATCGCCCAGCATGTCATCGGCGCGGAATGGGATTTCGGTGTTGGTCTTATTTATGAAATGGTGCCCGGTGTTGGCCCCGCCGCCCTTAACCATATCCGTGAACTGGCGCATCTTCTGGCGCCGCTTGGTGTGTCGCTGAGCCCTAAAAACGACGCCAAGGGACAGTCGGACCTCAGCCTGCTCGGCAAGGCCGGCATGCCCGCGGTTAATTTCAGCCCCGACGGCATGAAGTATTTCGACTATCACCACACGGATAACGACACCCTCGACAAGGTCGATCCGGAGGCATTGAAACAGAATACAGCCGTCTTCACCATCTTCAGCTATTTCGCCGCCCAAAGCGGGATCGACTTCCGGAAATAG
- a CDS encoding HpcH/HpaI aldolase/citrate lyase family protein, producing MSDHSRNLAEPSVRPRRSVLYMPGSNPRALEKAKSLAADGLILDLEDAVAIDAKVAARDLVCAAVKEGGYGAREVIIRVNGLDSPWGEADIKAACAAGPDAILLPKVESAVLVRQVEQMMQEFDAPAHTKIWCMMETPRGMLRAEEIAGASDRLTCFVMGTSDLVKDLHAHHTLMRLPVVTSLGLCLLAARAEGLDILDGVYLDLDDAEGHRASCQQGLEFGFDGKTIIHPKQLADANETFAPSAAELEYAVKIIAAYQAAEKQGKGVVVVDGKLIENLHVENAKRLVSLADAIAALAE from the coding sequence ATGAGTGATCACAGCCGTAATCTTGCCGAGCCTTCTGTTCGACCACGCCGCAGTGTTCTGTATATGCCGGGGTCCAACCCGCGGGCGCTGGAAAAAGCCAAATCCCTGGCCGCGGATGGTTTGATCCTTGATCTGGAAGATGCGGTGGCGATTGACGCCAAGGTGGCCGCCCGGGACCTGGTGTGTGCGGCGGTAAAAGAAGGCGGTTACGGCGCACGGGAAGTGATCATTCGGGTTAATGGGCTCGACAGCCCGTGGGGTGAAGCAGACATCAAGGCCGCCTGCGCCGCCGGTCCTGATGCGATCCTGCTGCCGAAAGTCGAAAGCGCGGTTCTGGTGCGTCAGGTGGAACAGATGATGCAGGAATTTGACGCGCCGGCCCACACGAAAATCTGGTGCATGATGGAAACTCCGCGCGGCATGTTGCGGGCCGAGGAAATCGCCGGCGCCAGCGACAGGCTGACCTGCTTCGTGATGGGCACCAGTGATCTGGTCAAGGATCTGCATGCACACCATACCCTGATGCGGTTGCCGGTGGTGACCAGTCTCGGGCTGTGTCTGCTGGCGGCCCGGGCCGAGGGACTGGATATTCTCGATGGCGTCTATCTTGATCTGGATGATGCGGAAGGCCATCGGGCCAGTTGTCAGCAGGGTCTTGAATTCGGTTTTGACGGCAAGACCATCATTCATCCGAAACAACTGGCGGACGCCAATGAGACCTTCGCGCCATCTGCGGCCGAACTGGAATATGCGGTCAAGATTATTGCCGCCTACCAAGCGGCGGAAAAGCAGGGCAAGGGCGTTGTCGTCGTTGACGGAAAACTGATTGAAAACCTGCATGTGGAAAATGCCAAGCGGCTGGTGAGCCTTGCCGATGCCATCGCCGCCCTGGCGGAATAA
- a CDS encoding MaoC family dehydratase: MSSKTFEGNYFEDFKMGQILRHATPRTITTGDVSLYSALYGMRFALQSSDEFARNVGYAGNGGLESAPVDDLLAFHVVFGKTVPDISINAVANLGYADCRFLLPVYPGDTLRAVSTVIGLKENSNGKTGNVYVRTEGVNQLGEPVLEYVRWVMINKRTPSPAESAPEAVLPDLPEAVRLEDLTIPEGLSYVTYESSLAGSDYMWEDYAVGEKISHVDGMTIEAADHMLATRLYQNTAKVHFNLHAMKEGRLGERIVYGGHVISLARALSFNGLSNAQTVLAINAGRHVNPCIAGDTVYAWSEVLDKAEVPGRDDLGALRVRLVALKDRTPEGFPYKTPEGKYDPAVLLDLDIWLLLPRRMA; the protein is encoded by the coding sequence ATATCTTCCAAGACCTTTGAAGGTAATTATTTCGAAGACTTCAAGATGGGTCAGATCCTGAGGCATGCGACGCCGCGCACCATCACCACGGGCGACGTCAGTCTTTATTCGGCGCTCTATGGCATGCGGTTTGCGCTGCAATCGTCGGACGAATTCGCCCGCAATGTGGGCTATGCCGGTAATGGCGGGCTGGAAAGCGCGCCGGTGGATGATCTGCTGGCCTTTCATGTGGTGTTTGGCAAGACGGTGCCGGATATCTCGATCAATGCAGTGGCCAACCTGGGCTATGCCGATTGTCGTTTTCTGTTGCCGGTCTATCCCGGCGACACGTTGAGGGCGGTGAGCACCGTCATCGGGCTGAAGGAAAATTCCAATGGCAAGACCGGTAATGTTTATGTCCGCACAGAAGGCGTCAATCAACTGGGGGAACCGGTTCTGGAGTATGTGCGCTGGGTGATGATCAACAAGCGCACGCCGAGCCCGGCGGAATCCGCGCCCGAAGCGGTGCTGCCGGATCTGCCGGAGGCTGTGCGGCTGGAAGATCTCACGATTCCGGAAGGGTTAAGCTATGTCACCTATGAAAGCAGCCTGGCGGGGTCTGATTACATGTGGGAGGATTATGCGGTTGGCGAGAAGATCAGTCATGTGGACGGTATGACCATCGAGGCGGCCGATCATATGCTGGCGACCCGCCTGTATCAGAATACCGCGAAAGTACATTTTAATCTTCATGCCATGAAAGAGGGCCGACTTGGCGAACGTATTGTTTATGGCGGTCACGTGATTTCCCTGGCCCGGGCGTTGAGTTTCAATGGCCTGAGCAATGCCCAGACCGTGCTTGCGATTAACGCGGGACGGCATGTCAATCCCTGTATTGCGGGTGATACGGTCTATGCCTGGTCAGAAGTGCTCGACAAGGCGGAAGTGCCGGGGCGGGATGATCTCGGGGCGCTCAGGGTGCGGCTGGTGGCCCTGAAGGACAGGACTCCGGAAGGATTTCCCTACAAGACGCCCGAGGGCAAATATGACCCCGCGGTACTGCTTGATCTTGATATCTGGCTGCTGCTGCCGCGCCGGATGGCGTAA
- the sdhC gene encoding succinate dehydrogenase, cytochrome b556 subunit, translating to MATTKRPTSPHLQIYKWGPHMALSILHRASGVALGGGTLLLAWWLIALSSGPEQYAQFQTCMASIYGKIVLMGFTLALMLHLCNGIRHLFWDMGKGFEVETTARTNILVLLGTIVLTGIAWVIGYGLV from the coding sequence ATGGCAACCACAAAGCGGCCAACCTCGCCGCATCTTCAAATTTATAAATGGGGCCCGCATATGGCGCTGTCCATTTTGCATCGGGCGTCGGGTGTGGCGCTCGGCGGCGGAACATTATTATTGGCTTGGTGGCTGATTGCCTTGTCCTCCGGTCCGGAACAATATGCCCAGTTTCAGACCTGCATGGCCAGCATTTACGGCAAGATCGTTCTGATGGGTTTCACGTTGGCGTTGATGCTGCATCTGTGTAACGGCATTCGCCACTTGTTTTGGGACATGGGCAAGGGGTTTGAGGTCGAAACCACGGCCCGGACCAATATTCTGGTTTTGCTGGGGACGATTGTCCTGACCGGCATCGCCTGGGTCATCGGCTACGGTCTGGTATAG
- the sdhD gene encoding succinate dehydrogenase, hydrophobic membrane anchor protein, translating into MSLNTPISKVRGLGSAKSGTHHWWMQKIAAVALIPLTIWFVASIVQMTQADYFTVKAWLSSPVSAILMLVYIVTGVYHLRLGLQEIVEDYVPNKGPKTFYSFAILFGCTIIAVACIFSVLKIAL; encoded by the coding sequence ATGAGTTTAAATACCCCCATTAGCAAGGTTCGTGGTCTGGGCTCCGCCAAAAGCGGCACCCACCACTGGTGGATGCAGAAGATCGCGGCGGTAGCCCTGATCCCGCTGACCATCTGGTTTGTCGCCTCCATCGTTCAGATGACGCAGGCGGATTATTTCACCGTCAAGGCCTGGCTGTCTTCGCCGGTGTCCGCCATTTTGATGCTGGTTTATATTGTCACAGGCGTTTATCACCTGCGGCTTGGCCTGCAGGAAATTGTCGAGGATTATGTGCCGAACAAGGGGCCCAAGACCTTCTATAGTTTCGCCATTCTCTTTGGCTGCACCATCATCGCGGTGGCCTGTATATTCTCTGTTCTCAAAATCGCATTGTAA